Proteins from a genomic interval of Sander vitreus isolate 19-12246 chromosome 6, sanVit1, whole genome shotgun sequence:
- the kdf1a gene encoding keratinocyte differentiation factor 1 — MPGHSTGAPQASCHHKHHSSRAEKYRPTRTISKESTASQDSYKDPRGEHLREHHTDHLRYSECKNGRSRGHPRNGTGQGSETIGFIPGSADSTPASRHACGSCASMGWSGCKALICCVLTCGFYGSREPCLPVNESSTDHPPKAGSEPHPPNGIAVTSPTCGMPLESSKSTKSSKLPTSDSFRYPDVRIAGQTVRYTVAAPKRTRTPGKGESQRPVSNTSLLSREDYDLDDLGDTGTDIDSLITKKLLELYALHQIDQLAKCTSDSSFSRKTNEISELIYSIAQDYNLEEQEAECKLVHGVIRISTRKGKRNKSHQSTGQRTNGRSDGTLPDSGNETMTNTFMSSDFPEVKVSEQTPSDELARKMRHYSGRTYSSSTTTPYSPYHDTETDSSGAPLLL, encoded by the exons ATGCCTGGCCACAGCACAGGGGCTCCCCAGGCGTCCTGCCACCATAAACACCACAGCTCCAGAGCAGAAAAGTACAGACCAACTCGGACTATATCCAAGGAGAGCACGGCCAGCCAAGACTCCTACAAGGATCCTCGTGGGGAGCATCTACGTGAGCACCACACTGACCACTTGCGGTACTCAGAATGCAAGAATGGCCGCAGCAGAGGCCACCCGCGAAATGGCACGGGTCAGGGCTCTGAGACTATAGGATTTATTCCTGGGTCCGCAGACAGTACGCCTGCCAGCAGACATGCCTGTGGTTCCTGCGCCTCCATGGGTTGGAGTGGCTGTAAGGCTCTTATCTGCTGTGTACTGACCTGTGGATTTTATGGCAGCCGAGAGCCCTGCCTGCCTGTTAATGAGAGCTCCACAGACCATCCTCCTAAAGCAGGCAGTGAGCCACACCCTCCTAATGGCATAGCTGTGACCAGCCCCACTTGTGGCATGCCTTTGGAGTCCAGCAAGTCTACCAAATCATCTAAGTTGCCCACGAGTGACAGCTTCCGCTACCCAGATGTGCGCATCGCAGGTCAGACAGTAAGGTATACGGTTGCAGCCCCCAAACGAACCCGTACACCCGGCAAGGGGGAAAGCCAGCGGCCTGTCAGCAACACCAGCCTGTTATCCCGTGAGGACTATGACTTGGATGACCTGGGTGACACAGGCACAGACATTGACTCTCTTATCACCAAGAAATTGCTGGAGCTTTACGCCCTGCACCAGATTGACCAGCTGGCCAAGTGCACCTCTGACTCCTCTTTCTCCCGCAAGACCAACGAGATCAGTGAGCTCATCTACAGCATCGCTCAGGACTACAACCTGGAGGAGCAGGAGGCAGAGTGCAAGCTGGTGCACGGAGTCATCCGCATCAGCACGCGAAAGGGCAAGAGAAACAAGAGCCATCAGTCTACAGGACAGCGTACTAATGGGAGGAGTGACGGGACTCTCCCTGACAGTGGCAACGAGACCATGACCAACACTTTCATGAGCAGTGACT TTCCAGAGGTGAAAGTGTCGGAGCAAACGCCATCAGATGAGCTGGCGAGGAAAATGAGACATTACAGCGGGAGAA CTTACTCCTCCAGCACCACCACACCCTACTCGCCCTACCATGACACCGAAACGGACTCTTCAGGCGCGCCGCTTCTTCTCTGA
- the LOC144519851 gene encoding trophoblast glycoprotein-like: MCAFAVRVFLGILLCAPYHCLECPFGCECFAVTRTVKCVSKDLLTVPQSIPGYAKTVIITGNNIHRIGPHSFTELENVTNIILSNNRITEMSSDSFSALINLRFLDLSENQLALIHPQALSIPGSPLQELNLSRSLHNFTALTDLTTALRWGGLSGLLRLDLSGNQLTLLPPGMFSHLPDLQQLFLANNSLTAVYSGTFSGMNHLEMLDLTHNAFMTFQADALQELKKLGNIRILLGDNPYTCSCEIRNFVSWLNESRAQVDVDAVRCASPRGFSDTWLRGLGVHDLGCVVPVQAEVADLTLQTSYVFLGLVLGFVGMVFLFVLYLNRKGMKKWIIEMRDACQDVLEGYHYRYEIDSDPRLGHISANNRGSMAQGHLGLALSQQLQSDTCIVQLPTDTQVKQLTTSSPVNL, from the exons ATGTGTGCTTTTGCAGTCCGTGTGTTTTTGGGAATCCTTCTCTGTGCACCGTACCACTGCTTGGAGTGTCCTTTTGGCTGTGAGTGTTTTGCCGTCACTCGCacagtaaaatgtgtttctaaGGATTTGCTCACGGTGCCTCAAAGTATTCCAGGATATGCAAAGACTGTCATCATCACAGGGAATAATATACACCGGATTGGACCACATTCCTTTACAGAGCTGGAGAATGTCACCAACATCATTTTAAGCAATAATAG GATTACAGAGATGTCATCTGACAGCTTCTCTGCTCTCATCAACCTGCGCTTTCTGGACCTCAGTGAGAACCAGCTGGCCCTCATCCATCCACAAGCTCTCAGCATACCTGGCAGTCCCCTTCAGGAGCTCAACCTCAGCCGTTCGCTGCACAACTTCACCGCCCTGACAGACCTTACCACGGCTCTGCGCTGGGGTGGCCTCAGCGGGCTCCTCCGTCTCGACCTCTCTGGGAACCAGCTCACCCTGCTGCCCCCAGGGATGTTCTCCCACCTTCCCGACCTGCAGCAGCTCTTTCTCGCTAACAACTCTCTGACAGCTGTCTACAGTGGAACCTTCTCTGGTATGAACCATCTGGAGATGCTGGACCTTACACACAATGCCTTCATGACGTTCCAGGCTGATGCTCTACAAGAGCTGAAGAAGCTTGGGAACATCCGGATCCTTCTTGGAGACAACCCTTACACCTGCTCCTGTGAGATCAGAAACTTTGTGTCCTGGCTGAATGAATCAAGAGCTCAGGTAGATGTGGATGCTGTAAGGTGTGCCTCACCAAGAGGGTTCAGTGACACCTGGCTGAGAGGGCTCGGTGTCCATGACCTCGGATGCGTTGTTCCAGTACAAGCAGAGGTGGCTGACCTTACCCTGCAGACATCCTATGTCTTCCTAGGGCTGGTGCTGGGGTTTGTGGGCATGGTCTTTCTCTTTGTGCTCTACCTGAATCGCAAAGGTATGAAGAAGTGGATCATTGAAATGAGAGATGCATGTCAGGACGTTCTGGAGGGATATCACTACCGATATGAGATTGACTCAGATCCTCGGCTGGGGCACATCTCTGCAAATAACAGAGGCAGCATGGCACAAGGGCATTTAGGATTAGCTCTGTCACAGCAGCTGCAAAGTGACACCTGTATTGTCCAGCTTCCTACAGACACACAAGTCAAACAGCTGACAACCTCTTCACCTGTGAACCTATGA